From Streptomyces sp. NBC_01754, a single genomic window includes:
- a CDS encoding AAA family ATPase produces the protein MDIGTHGAQAPADLAWLRGLDAYTMGAYPQAEEEFRAAVRLDPGMADGWLGLHALRIDTTTALLRMYHHRERFGEQRSRHRRPLNSWYWLGWWVQPVLESPRDLLLAHASHWLDGRHVPELDRALAGLPPVDTDPQVRFLHACRSYLVKDWEQLVRTTEPLVDDPLLGIEAGLFGGMARVRLEMYGQAEPLLASALMRCRSEQPQRKELRYWLARAHEGTGRSAAALPLYRAVHRVDPAFMDTSARLAAISEGDGYDETADLTAVSLAGFGSDGTGPEALPDGDMVLGTDLVDGPDPWLGDNPRDVPGATVPPPRTGGAREKREKAGGAGPSPAPVFPAGPSDPVLLAEALAELERMVGLEPVKRQVKALSAQLNMARLRAEQGLPVQPPKRHFVFSGPSGTGKTTVARILGRVFYALGLLGGDHLVEAQRSDLVGEFLGQTAVKANELIDSALGGVLFVDEAYSLSNSGYSKGDAYGDEALQVLLKRAEDNRDHLVVILAGYPEGMDRLLSTNPGLSSRFTTRVDFPSYRPLELTAIGEVLAAENGDLWDEESLEELRSISGHVVEQGWIDELGNGRFLRTLYEKSCAYRDLRLSGYAAAPTRADLSTLRLADLMQAYGEVLSGRGPADRGTQDPGAL, from the coding sequence ATGGACATCGGCACGCACGGCGCGCAGGCCCCGGCCGACCTCGCCTGGCTACGCGGCCTGGACGCCTACACGATGGGCGCCTATCCCCAGGCCGAGGAGGAGTTCCGGGCGGCCGTACGCCTCGATCCCGGCATGGCCGACGGCTGGCTCGGCCTCCATGCCCTGCGCATCGACACGACGACCGCGCTGTTGCGCATGTACCACCACCGCGAGCGCTTCGGCGAGCAGCGCAGCCGCCACCGGCGCCCGCTCAACTCCTGGTACTGGCTCGGCTGGTGGGTACAGCCGGTGCTGGAGAGCCCGCGTGATCTGCTGCTCGCGCACGCCTCGCACTGGCTGGACGGCCGTCATGTACCGGAGCTGGACCGGGCGCTGGCCGGTCTGCCGCCGGTGGACACGGATCCGCAGGTGCGGTTCCTGCACGCGTGCCGCTCCTACCTGGTCAAGGACTGGGAGCAGCTCGTCCGCACCACCGAACCCCTGGTGGACGACCCGCTGCTGGGCATCGAGGCGGGACTCTTCGGCGGCATGGCCCGGGTACGGCTGGAGATGTACGGCCAGGCCGAACCGCTGCTGGCCTCCGCCCTGATGCGCTGTCGCAGCGAACAGCCGCAGCGCAAGGAACTGCGCTACTGGCTGGCGCGGGCCCACGAGGGCACCGGGCGCAGCGCCGCGGCCCTGCCGCTCTACCGGGCGGTGCACCGGGTCGACCCGGCCTTCATGGACACCTCGGCCCGGCTCGCGGCGATCTCCGAGGGCGACGGCTACGACGAGACCGCCGACCTGACCGCGGTGTCCCTGGCCGGCTTCGGCTCGGACGGTACGGGCCCGGAGGCGCTGCCGGACGGGGACATGGTCCTGGGCACCGACCTGGTGGACGGTCCCGATCCGTGGCTGGGTGACAACCCGCGGGACGTCCCCGGCGCCACGGTGCCGCCGCCCCGGACCGGCGGGGCGCGTGAGAAGCGTGAGAAGGCGGGGGGTGCGGGACCGTCCCCGGCACCGGTCTTCCCGGCGGGGCCGAGCGATCCGGTCCTGCTCGCCGAGGCCTTGGCCGAGCTCGAACGCATGGTCGGGCTCGAACCCGTCAAACGCCAGGTCAAGGCGCTCTCCGCCCAGTTGAACATGGCGCGGCTGCGGGCCGAACAGGGCCTGCCGGTGCAGCCCCCGAAGCGGCACTTCGTCTTCTCGGGCCCGTCCGGGACGGGCAAGACCACGGTGGCCCGCATCCTCGGCCGGGTGTTCTACGCGCTCGGACTGCTCGGCGGTGACCACCTGGTGGAGGCCCAGCGCTCCGATCTGGTGGGCGAGTTCCTCGGCCAGACGGCCGTGAAGGCGAACGAGCTGATCGACTCGGCGCTGGGCGGGGTGCTCTTCGTCGACGAGGCGTACAGCCTCTCCAACTCCGGTTACAGCAAGGGCGACGCGTACGGCGACGAGGCCCTGCAGGTCCTGCTCAAACGGGCGGAGGACAACCGGGACCATCTCGTCGTCATACTCGCCGGCTACCCGGAGGGGATGGACCGGCTGCTCTCCACCAACCCCGGCCTGTCCTCCCGGTTCACGACCCGGGTCGACTTCCCCAGCTACCGCCCCCTGGAGCTCACCGCCATCGGCGAGGTCCTGGCCGCCGAGAACGGTGACCTGTGGGACGAGGAGTCGCTGGAGGAGCTGCGCTCCATCAGCGGACACGTGGTCGAGCAGGGCTGGATCGACGAGCTGGGCAACGGCCGCTTCCTGCGCACCCTGTACGAGAAGAGCTGCGCCTACCGCGACCTGCGGCTCTCCGGGTACGCGGCCGCCCCGACCCGGGCCGACCTGTCGACGCTGCGGCTGGCGGACCTGATGCAGGCGTACGGCGAGGTGCTGTCCGGACGGGGACCGGCGGACCGGGGTACGCAGGATCCGGGGGCGCTGTGA
- a CDS encoding hemolysin family protein has translation MSLLQLLFALLLVLANGFFVGAEFALVSVRRSQIEPLAAGGSSRARQVLYGLENLPQMMAAAQFGITVCSLTLGAVAEPTVARLLEPVFHAAHVPDGLIHPLGYALALVCVVFLHLVIGEMVPKNLAMAAPEKTALWFSPGLVGFARLCRPVTAGLGACARGVLRVFGVEPKDEVEAVFTSEQLNRLVEDAGQAGLLEPEAQERLEDALELGSRPVTDVLLERASLVTVDPSVTPRRIEELTVATGFSRFPVCAEGGGPFMGYLHVKDVLELEDDERAVPQQIWRPMATVRAELPLGDALTVMRRAATHLAQVADATGRVLGLVAMEDVLETLVGEVRDPAHRVSVPRRTVQVPTEQKVMAPLGLTG, from the coding sequence ATGAGCCTCCTACAACTGCTCTTCGCCCTCCTGCTGGTCCTGGCGAACGGCTTCTTCGTCGGAGCCGAGTTCGCGCTCGTCTCCGTACGGCGCAGCCAGATCGAACCCCTCGCCGCGGGCGGATCGAGCCGGGCCAGGCAGGTGCTGTACGGCCTGGAGAACCTGCCGCAGATGATGGCCGCGGCCCAGTTCGGCATCACCGTCTGCTCGCTCACCCTCGGCGCGGTCGCCGAACCGACCGTCGCCCGCCTCCTGGAGCCCGTCTTCCACGCGGCCCACGTCCCGGACGGGCTCATCCACCCGCTCGGCTACGCACTGGCCCTCGTCTGTGTGGTCTTCCTCCACCTCGTCATCGGCGAGATGGTCCCGAAGAACCTGGCGATGGCCGCCCCCGAGAAGACCGCCCTGTGGTTCAGCCCCGGCCTGGTCGGCTTCGCCCGGCTCTGCCGGCCGGTCACCGCAGGGCTCGGGGCCTGCGCCCGGGGTGTGCTGCGGGTCTTCGGCGTCGAGCCGAAGGACGAGGTCGAGGCCGTCTTCACCAGCGAGCAGCTCAACCGTCTGGTGGAGGACGCCGGGCAGGCGGGGCTGCTCGAACCCGAGGCGCAGGAGCGCCTGGAGGACGCCCTGGAGCTGGGCAGCAGGCCCGTCACCGACGTACTGCTGGAACGCGCGTCGCTGGTCACCGTCGATCCGTCCGTCACGCCGCGGCGGATCGAGGAGCTGACCGTCGCGACCGGCTTCTCCCGGTTCCCCGTCTGCGCGGAGGGCGGCGGTCCCTTCATGGGCTATCTGCACGTCAAGGACGTCCTGGAGCTGGAGGACGACGAGCGTGCCGTCCCGCAGCAGATCTGGCGCCCGATGGCGACCGTACGCGCCGAACTCCCGCTGGGCGACGCCCTGACGGTGATGCGACGCGCCGCGACGCACCTGGCCCAGGTCGCCGACGCCACGGGCAGGGTGCTCGGGCTGGTCGCCATGGAGGACGTCCTGGAGACGCTGGTGGGCGAGGTCCGCGACCCCGCGCACCGCGTCTCGGTGCCGCGCCGCACGGTGCAGGTGCCGACGGAACAGAAGGTGATGGCCCCGCTGGGACTCACCGGCTGA
- a CDS encoding hemolysin family protein — protein sequence MTTPLSLLTAAFLLILANGFFVAAEFGLVTVERADAERAAAEGDRRARTVVGALRELSFQLSGTQLGITITSLVVGMLAEPALAQLLAGPLTAAGLPGGAVPGVSVVIGMLLASAVQMVIGELVPKNWAVSRPLQVARFVAGPQHRFSAALRPVISVLNTAANRLVRLLGVEPTDELASARTPGELVSLARHSAEAGTLEQDTADLFVRTLSLAGLTAQHVMTPRVKVSALQSSATAADVLNLTRATGLSRFPVYRDRIDEVVGMVYLKDALAVPGRDRQRTPVGGIAVAPLLVPETLPVEQLLRWLRKEQPIAVVVDEYGGTAGVVTLEDIIEELVGEVRDEHDAEGADRPDMTPVVADDGRSGWDIEGSCRVLTLRRIGLDVPEGPYETVAGLVAGLLGRIPAPGDRAELPGWRISVRQVGHYRAEQVRFVRLTDLPPGTLRREPVQVLLEAAR from the coding sequence ATGACCACCCCCCTGTCGCTGCTCACCGCGGCATTCCTTCTCATCCTCGCCAACGGTTTCTTCGTGGCCGCCGAATTCGGGCTCGTCACGGTGGAACGTGCGGACGCCGAGCGCGCCGCCGCCGAAGGCGACCGCCGGGCCCGCACGGTCGTCGGGGCCCTGCGCGAACTCTCCTTCCAGCTCTCCGGCACCCAGCTGGGCATCACCATCACCTCACTGGTCGTGGGCATGCTCGCCGAACCGGCGCTCGCCCAGCTGCTGGCCGGACCGCTCACCGCCGCCGGACTGCCCGGCGGGGCCGTCCCCGGAGTGAGCGTCGTGATCGGCATGCTGCTCGCCTCCGCCGTCCAGATGGTGATCGGCGAACTCGTCCCGAAGAACTGGGCGGTCTCCCGGCCGCTCCAGGTCGCCCGGTTCGTCGCCGGTCCCCAGCACCGCTTCTCCGCCGCCCTGCGTCCGGTGATCAGCGTGCTGAACACCGCCGCCAACCGGCTGGTGCGCCTGCTGGGCGTGGAGCCGACCGACGAGCTCGCCTCCGCCCGCACTCCCGGCGAACTGGTCTCCCTGGCCCGGCACTCCGCCGAGGCGGGCACGCTGGAACAGGACACCGCCGACCTCTTCGTACGGACGCTGTCGCTGGCCGGCCTGACCGCCCAGCACGTCATGACGCCCCGGGTGAAGGTCAGCGCCCTCCAGTCCTCGGCGACCGCCGCGGACGTCCTCAACCTCACCCGGGCCACCGGCCTCTCCCGCTTTCCCGTCTACCGGGACCGCATCGACGAGGTCGTCGGCATGGTCTACCTCAAGGACGCGCTCGCCGTCCCCGGCCGGGACCGGCAGCGCACCCCCGTCGGCGGTATCGCCGTGGCCCCGCTGCTGGTTCCGGAGACCCTGCCGGTGGAGCAGCTGCTGCGGTGGCTGCGCAAGGAGCAGCCGATCGCCGTGGTGGTCGACGAGTACGGCGGCACCGCCGGTGTCGTCACCCTCGAGGACATCATCGAGGAACTGGTCGGCGAGGTGCGCGACGAGCACGACGCCGAAGGTGCCGACCGTCCCGACATGACCCCCGTCGTCGCCGACGACGGACGCTCCGGCTGGGACATCGAGGGCAGCTGCCGGGTCCTCACCCTGCGGCGCATAGGCCTGGACGTGCCCGAGGGGCCGTACGAGACGGTGGCCGGACTGGTCGCCGGCCTGCTGGGCCGCATCCCCGCCCCCGGCGACCGGGCCGAACTGCCCGGCTGGCGGATCTCGGTCCGCCAGGTCGGCCACTACCGGGCCGAGCAGGTCCGCTTCGTCCGGCTCACGGACCTGCCGCCGGGCACGCTACGGCGCGAGCCCGTCCAGGTGCTGCTGGAGGCCGCGCGATGA
- a CDS encoding PH domain-containing protein: MSAPAPRSAPPALPATFRPTRTRVVLLSVGAAMFVVITAIAMLLENLGPGERVSFVFVALLFFGVLALLGRPRIVADENGVTVVNITRTRRLAWAEILSVNLRAGDPWVFLDLSDGTSMPALGIQPGIAREHAIRDARALRALAESHGTGADESTRNG; encoded by the coding sequence ATGTCCGCCCCCGCCCCCCGGTCCGCACCCCCCGCCCTCCCGGCCACCTTCAGGCCCACCCGCACCCGGGTGGTCCTGTTGAGCGTGGGAGCGGCGATGTTCGTCGTGATCACCGCCATCGCGATGCTCCTGGAGAACCTCGGCCCGGGGGAGCGGGTCAGCTTCGTCTTCGTCGCCCTGCTCTTCTTCGGCGTCCTCGCCCTGCTCGGCAGGCCCCGGATCGTCGCCGACGAGAACGGGGTCACGGTCGTCAACATCACCCGGACGCGCCGGCTGGCCTGGGCGGAGATCCTGAGCGTCAACCTGCGGGCCGGTGACCCGTGGGTCTTCCTCGACCTCAGCGACGGCACCAGCATGCCCGCCCTCGGCATCCAGCCCGGAATCGCCCGGGAGCACGCCATCCGCGACGCCCGGGCTCTGCGCGCACTCGCGGAATCCCACGGCACCGGAGCGGACGAGAGCACACGGAACGGCTGA
- the hisG gene encoding ATP phosphoribosyltransferase, with amino-acid sequence MLRIAVPNKGSLSGPAMAMLHEAGYQQRKESKELVLVDPSNEVEFFYLRPRDIAIYVSSGRLDIGITGRDLLQDSGAQAEEILQLGFARSTFRYATKPGTATGPQDFTGMTIATSYEGIVARHLADAGVDASVVHLDGAVETAVELGVAQVIADVVETGTSLRNAGLEVVGEPIMTSEAVVVRRKGAPGDDPKVQQFLRRLQGVLVARSYVMMDYDCRVEHLERAVALTPGLQSPTISPLHHEGWVAVRSMVAAKEAQRIMDDLYELGARAILTTAIHACRL; translated from the coding sequence ATGCTGCGCATCGCCGTCCCCAACAAGGGTTCACTCTCCGGGCCTGCGATGGCGATGCTCCATGAGGCCGGCTACCAGCAGCGCAAGGAGTCCAAGGAACTCGTCCTCGTCGACCCCTCGAACGAGGTCGAGTTCTTCTACCTGCGCCCGCGCGACATCGCGATCTACGTCAGCTCCGGCCGCCTGGACATCGGCATCACCGGCCGCGACCTGCTCCAGGACTCCGGTGCCCAGGCCGAGGAGATCCTCCAGCTCGGCTTCGCCCGCTCCACCTTCCGCTACGCGACGAAGCCCGGCACGGCCACCGGCCCGCAGGACTTCACCGGCATGACGATCGCCACCTCCTACGAGGGCATCGTCGCCCGGCACCTGGCCGACGCCGGTGTCGACGCCTCCGTCGTCCACCTCGACGGCGCCGTCGAGACCGCCGTCGAACTCGGTGTCGCCCAGGTCATCGCCGACGTCGTCGAGACCGGCACCAGCCTGCGCAACGCGGGCCTGGAGGTCGTCGGCGAGCCGATCATGACCTCGGAGGCCGTCGTGGTCCGCCGCAAGGGCGCCCCCGGCGACGACCCCAAGGTGCAGCAGTTCCTGCGCCGCCTCCAGGGCGTCCTGGTCGCCCGCAGCTACGTGATGATGGACTACGACTGCCGCGTCGAGCACCTGGAGCGCGCCGTGGCCCTCACCCCCGGCCTGCAGTCACCGACGATCTCCCCGCTGCACCACGAGGGGTGGGTCGCCGTACGCTCCATGGTCGCCGCCAAGGAGGCCCAGCGGATCATGGACGACCTGTACGAGCTGGGCGCCCGCGCCATCCTCACGACGGCCATCCACGCCTGCCGTCTCTGA
- a CDS encoding phosphoribosyl-ATP diphosphatase, whose product MANKTFEELFAELQLKAAEGDPSTSRTAELVDKGVHAIGKKIVEEAAEVWMAAEHEGREAAAEEISQLLYHVQVMMVARGISLDDVYAHL is encoded by the coding sequence ATGGCGAACAAAACCTTCGAAGAGCTCTTCGCCGAGCTCCAGCTCAAGGCCGCCGAAGGCGACCCCTCCACCTCCCGCACCGCCGAGCTGGTGGACAAGGGTGTGCATGCCATCGGCAAGAAGATCGTCGAGGAGGCCGCCGAGGTCTGGATGGCCGCCGAACACGAGGGCAGGGAAGCCGCCGCCGAGGAGATCTCGCAGCTGCTCTACCACGTCCAGGTGATGATGGTCGCCCGCGGTATCTCACTCGACGACGTCTACGCCCACCTCTGA
- the ribH gene encoding 6,7-dimethyl-8-ribityllumazine synthase: protein MSGKGAPELSVRNCGDLRVAVIAAQWHEKVMDGLVDGALRALHDLGIDEPTLLRVPGSFELPVVAKVLAGRGYDAIVALGVIIRGGTPHFEYVSQGVTSGLTQVTVDTGVPVGFGVLTCDTEEQALDRAGLKGSNEDKGHEAVTAAVATAATLRTVSEPWR from the coding sequence ATGAGCGGCAAGGGCGCACCCGAACTGTCCGTACGCAACTGCGGCGACCTCCGGGTCGCGGTGATCGCGGCCCAGTGGCACGAGAAGGTCATGGACGGACTCGTCGACGGGGCCCTGCGCGCCCTGCACGACCTGGGCATCGACGAGCCGACGCTGCTGCGGGTCCCCGGCAGCTTCGAGCTCCCGGTGGTCGCCAAGGTCCTCGCCGGCCGCGGCTACGACGCGATCGTGGCCCTCGGCGTGATCATCCGGGGCGGCACCCCGCACTTCGAGTACGTCTCCCAGGGCGTCACCAGCGGCCTCACCCAGGTCACCGTGGACACCGGGGTCCCCGTCGGATTCGGCGTCCTCACCTGTGACACCGAGGAACAGGCGCTGGACCGGGCCGGACTGAAGGGCTCCAACGAGGACAAGGGGCACGAAGCGGTCACCGCTGCCGTCGCCACCGCCGCCACCCTGCGCACCGTCAGCGAACCCTGGCGCTGA
- a CDS encoding bifunctional 3,4-dihydroxy-2-butanone-4-phosphate synthase/GTP cyclohydrolase II yields the protein MTDRPARPHENLLDGLSLDPVAQAVRDIAAGRPVVVVDDENRENEGDLVVAAEKATPEIVAFMMSECRGLICAPMESDELERLGLPQMVAHNTESMSTAFTVSVDAGAGHGVTTGISAADRATTLRMLAGGEAGPGDFVRPGHIFPLRARAGGVLVRDGHTEAAVDLARLAGLRPAGAIVEIAGEDGVMLRLPELVPFARKHGLTIISIEDLIAYRRSAEPTVRREAEVRLPTAFGPFTAYGYRSTVDGVEHVALVHGDIDDGQDVLVRVHSECLTGDIFASQRCDCGPQLHASMDRVTAEGRGVVVYLRGHEGRGIGLLSKLRAYELQERGLDTLDANLELGLPADARDYAAGAQILTDLGVRTLRLMTNNPDKSAALVRHGLAVTGRVAMPVQAGEHNLRYLRTKRDRMGHDLPWLDAPAVSACGNQ from the coding sequence ATGACCGACCGTCCCGCACGGCCCCACGAGAACCTCCTCGACGGCCTCTCGCTCGACCCAGTAGCCCAGGCGGTCCGCGACATCGCCGCCGGCCGGCCCGTCGTGGTCGTCGACGACGAGAACCGGGAGAACGAGGGCGACCTCGTCGTCGCCGCCGAGAAGGCCACCCCCGAGATCGTCGCGTTCATGATGAGCGAGTGCCGCGGCCTGATCTGCGCGCCCATGGAGAGCGACGAGCTGGAACGCCTCGGACTCCCGCAGATGGTCGCCCACAACACCGAGTCGATGAGCACCGCCTTCACCGTCTCCGTCGACGCCGGGGCCGGCCACGGCGTCACCACCGGGATCTCCGCCGCCGACCGCGCCACCACGCTCCGGATGCTGGCGGGCGGCGAGGCCGGTCCGGGAGACTTCGTACGGCCCGGCCACATCTTCCCGCTGCGCGCCCGGGCCGGCGGTGTGCTCGTCCGCGACGGCCACACCGAGGCCGCGGTCGACCTCGCCCGGCTCGCCGGGCTGAGGCCCGCCGGGGCCATCGTGGAGATCGCCGGCGAGGACGGGGTGATGCTGCGGCTGCCGGAGCTCGTCCCGTTCGCCCGCAAGCACGGCCTCACGATCATCTCCATCGAGGACCTGATCGCCTACCGCCGCAGCGCCGAGCCGACCGTCCGCCGCGAGGCGGAGGTCCGGCTGCCCACCGCCTTCGGCCCGTTCACCGCGTACGGCTACCGCTCCACCGTCGACGGAGTGGAACACGTCGCCCTCGTGCACGGGGACATCGACGACGGCCAGGACGTCCTGGTCCGGGTCCACTCCGAGTGCCTGACCGGCGACATCTTCGCCTCCCAGCGCTGCGACTGCGGCCCCCAGCTGCACGCCTCCATGGACCGGGTCACGGCCGAGGGGCGCGGCGTGGTCGTCTATCTGCGCGGACACGAGGGCCGGGGCATCGGACTGCTGTCCAAGCTGCGTGCGTACGAACTCCAGGAGCGCGGCTTGGACACCCTGGACGCCAACCTCGAACTCGGCCTGCCCGCCGACGCCCGGGACTACGCCGCCGGCGCGCAGATCCTCACCGACCTCGGCGTGCGCACCCTGCGGCTGATGACCAACAACCCGGACAAGTCCGCGGCCCTCGTCCGGCACGGGCTCGCCGTCACCGGCCGCGTCGCCATGCCCGTCCAGGCGGGTGAGCACAACCTGCGGTACCTGCGTACCAAGCGCGACCGCATGGGACACGACCTGCCCTGGCTCGACGCGCCCGCCGTGTCGGCCTGCGGCAACCAGTAA
- a CDS encoding nicotinamide mononucleotide transporter family protein, which produces MSTVDWLNSEAFTAFGQHIIWSDMLGNTIGLIALALGWLRSVWTWPAQLLSGLVLIAANVSVQQAGSVGKQLIVVAVAVWGWQQWTRGRRRAQDGSLAVRFATWRERGYLLGAAALGTLVVGGLFTVFPSLSWSPWADAYIFAGTLVAMVAQARGMVEFWFAWLLVDLVGVPLNFHSGLAFSGLIYVVYGALVLWGMRDWWLRTRTPAMEGATA; this is translated from the coding sequence ATGAGCACCGTGGACTGGCTGAACTCGGAGGCGTTCACCGCGTTCGGGCAGCACATCATCTGGTCGGACATGCTCGGCAACACCATCGGCCTGATCGCCCTGGCCCTGGGCTGGCTCCGCTCGGTGTGGACCTGGCCCGCCCAGCTCCTGTCCGGCCTCGTCCTGATCGCCGCCAACGTCTCCGTGCAGCAGGCCGGCAGCGTCGGCAAGCAGCTGATCGTCGTCGCCGTCGCCGTATGGGGCTGGCAGCAGTGGACCCGCGGCAGGCGGCGGGCCCAGGACGGTTCGCTGGCCGTGCGCTTCGCCACCTGGCGCGAGCGCGGCTACCTGCTCGGCGCCGCCGCGCTCGGCACCCTCGTGGTCGGCGGGCTGTTCACCGTCTTCCCGTCCCTGTCCTGGAGCCCGTGGGCCGACGCGTACATCTTCGCCGGCACCCTCGTGGCGATGGTCGCCCAGGCCCGGGGCATGGTCGAGTTCTGGTTCGCCTGGCTGCTCGTCGACCTCGTCGGCGTCCCGCTCAACTTCCACAGCGGGCTCGCCTTCTCCGGTCTCATCTACGTGGTCTACGGCGCGCTCGTCCTGTGGGGCATGCGCGACTGGTGGCTGCGTACCCGGACACCCGCAATGGAAGGAGCCACGGCATGA
- a CDS encoding riboflavin synthase, whose product MFTGIVEELGEVTAVEQLGDASRFRLRGPLVTEGAKHGDSIAVNGVCLTVVDLDGGEFTADVMAETLHRSALGALATGSRVNLERPLALGGRLGGHLVQGHVDGTGHIVERRPSEHWEIVKVSLPGGLARYVVEKGSITVDGVSLTVVDAAPDHFTISLIPTTLALTTLGIKGPGDPVNLEVDVLAKYVERLLGANARPGSGEPVA is encoded by the coding sequence GTGTTCACCGGAATCGTCGAAGAACTGGGTGAGGTCACCGCCGTCGAACAGCTCGGCGACGCCTCCCGCTTCCGACTGCGCGGCCCCCTGGTCACCGAAGGCGCCAAGCACGGCGACTCCATCGCCGTCAACGGAGTCTGCCTCACCGTCGTGGACCTCGACGGGGGCGAGTTCACCGCCGACGTGATGGCCGAGACGCTCCACCGCTCCGCCCTCGGCGCCCTGGCCACCGGTTCCCGGGTCAACCTGGAGCGCCCCCTGGCGCTCGGCGGCCGGCTCGGCGGGCACCTCGTCCAGGGCCATGTGGACGGCACCGGCCACATCGTGGAGCGCCGGCCCTCCGAGCACTGGGAGATCGTGAAGGTCTCCCTTCCCGGGGGCCTGGCCCGCTACGTGGTCGAGAAGGGCTCGATCACGGTCGACGGCGTCAGCCTCACCGTCGTCGACGCGGCCCCCGACCACTTCACCATCAGCCTGATCCCCACCACCCTCGCCCTGACCACGCTCGGCATCAAGGGGCCCGGCGACCCCGTCAACCTCGAGGTGGACGTCCTCGCCAAGTACGTCGAGCGGCTGCTCGGGGCGAACGCGCGGCCAGGGTCCGGGGAGCCGGTCGCATGA
- the ribD gene encoding bifunctional diaminohydroxyphosphoribosylaminopyrimidine deaminase/5-amino-6-(5-phosphoribosylamino)uracil reductase RibD, translating to MATTADITAMRRAIVLAARGLGATSPNPVVGCVVLDAAGQPAGEGFHRHAGGPHAEVHALREAGAKARGGTAYVTLEPCDHTGRTGPCAQALLDAGVRRVVYAVGDPNPRATGGADTLRAAGVQVEEGLLADEAEAGNTAWLTSVRLHRPYVRWKYAATLDGRVAAADATSRWITSAESRADVHRLRAESDAVVVGSGTARADDPQLGVRGVDGAVQPLRVVVDTGATAVRPGARVLDGTAPTLIAVAGDADTAHLPPDSVLRLPRAATGPGLDVPALLAALHVRGVRSVLLEGGPVLAGSFVAAGAVDTVVGYLAPVLLGAGPAALADAGISTLSQALRLEVTETVRIGPDLRVTAVPVPPKGN from the coding sequence GTGGCCACCACGGCCGACATCACCGCCATGCGGCGCGCGATCGTGCTCGCGGCCCGCGGTCTCGGCGCCACCAGCCCCAATCCGGTCGTCGGCTGCGTCGTCCTCGACGCGGCCGGGCAGCCGGCCGGCGAGGGCTTCCACCGGCACGCCGGGGGGCCGCACGCCGAGGTCCACGCCCTGCGCGAGGCGGGCGCGAAGGCCCGCGGCGGCACCGCCTACGTGACGCTCGAACCCTGCGACCACACAGGCCGCACCGGCCCCTGCGCCCAGGCGCTCCTCGACGCCGGAGTCCGCCGCGTCGTGTACGCGGTCGGCGACCCGAACCCGCGGGCCACCGGTGGCGCGGACACCCTGCGCGCCGCGGGCGTCCAGGTGGAGGAGGGCCTCCTCGCCGACGAGGCGGAGGCCGGCAACACCGCCTGGCTCACCTCGGTACGCCTGCACCGCCCGTACGTGCGGTGGAAGTACGCGGCCACCCTCGACGGCCGGGTGGCGGCCGCCGACGCCACCAGCCGCTGGATCACCTCGGCGGAGTCCCGCGCCGACGTGCACCGGCTGCGTGCCGAGTCCGACGCCGTCGTGGTCGGATCCGGTACGGCCCGCGCCGACGACCCCCAGCTGGGGGTGCGGGGCGTCGACGGCGCCGTCCAGCCGCTCCGGGTCGTCGTGGACACCGGCGCCACGGCGGTGCGGCCCGGCGCCCGGGTCCTCGACGGCACCGCGCCCACCCTGATCGCGGTCGCCGGGGACGCGGACACCGCCCACCTGCCCCCGGACTCCGTCCTGCGGCTGCCGCGTGCCGCCACCGGCCCGGGTCTGGACGTCCCGGCCCTGCTCGCCGCCCTGCACGTACGCGGCGTCCGCTCCGTACTCCTCGAAGGCGGACCCGTGCTGGCAGGCTCCTTCGTCGCCGCCGGGGCGGTCGACACCGTCGTCGGCTACCTCGCTCCGGTCCTCCTCGGCGCGGGCCCCGCCGCCCTCGCCGACGCCGGAATCTCCACCCTCTCCCAGGCGCTGCGCCTCGAGGTGACCGAGACCGTCCGCATCGGCCCCGATCTGCGCGTCACCGCCGTCCCCGTCCCCCCGAAGGGAAACTGA